From the Bacteroidota bacterium genome, one window contains:
- a CDS encoding class I SAM-dependent methyltransferase, translating into MTRKQPFDQKRAEAYDERIRRLAPGYDVLHDLIASLLKRTLIKPNAKILIIGAGTGAEIIKLSQVEPEWSFTAVDPSEEMLTRCSANISQAGLSQRANFVCSRIEELSNKTFYDAATSIFVAHFITEQAHKRQFFRAIADLLCPQAPFVFADLYRTTSEFDFLTSIWQTHFARLGTPREEAEHTFAKIDKDISFVDEQTLQETLAGVGFAP; encoded by the coding sequence GATCAGAAACGTGCAGAAGCTTATGACGAACGAATCAGACGTTTAGCCCCTGGGTACGATGTTCTTCATGATCTCATTGCTTCTTTGCTGAAGCGCACCCTTATTAAACCGAATGCAAAAATCCTAATCATTGGAGCAGGTACCGGAGCCGAGATTATCAAGCTGAGCCAAGTTGAACCAGAATGGTCCTTCACAGCAGTTGACCCCTCAGAAGAAATGCTCACCCGTTGCAGTGCAAACATCAGCCAAGCGGGGTTAAGCCAGCGAGCCAACTTCGTCTGCAGTAGAATTGAGGAGCTTTCGAACAAAACATTTTATGATGCAGCAACCTCTATTTTTGTCGCACATTTTATTACTGAGCAAGCGCATAAGCGCCAGTTTTTCAGAGCTATAGCAGACCTACTTTGTCCACAAGCTCCTTTTGTCTTTGCTGACTTGTATCGTACAACGAGTGAATTTGACTTTCTTACTTCCATATGGCAAACGCATTTTGCGCGGTTGGGAACGCCGAGAGAAGAAGCTGAACACACATTCGCTAAGATTGACAAAGACATCAGCTTTGTTGATGAACAAACGCTTCAGGAAACATTGGCAGGTGTAGGCTTTGCTCCCAT